The proteins below come from a single Myripristis murdjan chromosome 10, fMyrMur1.1, whole genome shotgun sequence genomic window:
- the cysltr1 gene encoding cysteinyl leukotriene receptor 1, translated as MQEGNLSSTLGVNSTECAPIDDFRNQVYSTAYSIITVFGLVGNGFALVVLIRTYRQSSPFHVYMLNLAVADILCVCTLPLRVIYYIRKGDWCLGDFLCRISSYALYVNLYCSIYFMAAMSVTRFLAIVFPVLNLRLVTERRARLVCVGIWVFICLSSSPFLMSGASFDPKTNKTKCFEPPRSAGLKKLLMLNYLSLVMGFVLPFLIILLCYAGIIRTLLSRNHAARRQRETGSKAIRLIVIVMLAFLISFMPYHVQRTIHLSFLARSDTSCEERLAMQKSVVVTLCLAAANSCFDPLLYFFSGEGFRSRMSTLRYSTRGSTVHAAPLTPAAGPDSGENSQLKAS; from the coding sequence ATGCAGGAGGGGAATCTGAGCAGCACTCTAGGCGTTAACTCCACTGAGTGTGCGCCCATCGATGACTTCCGCAACCAGGTTTACTCCACCGCCTACTCCATCATCACGGTGTTCGGCCTGGTGGGGAACGGCTTCGCGCTGGTGGTGCTGATCAGGACCTACCGCCAGAGCTCGCCCTTCCACGTCTACATGTTGAACCTGGCTGTGGCCGATattctgtgtgtctgcactcTCCCGCTCCGCGTCATCTACTATATCAGGAAGGGAGACTGGTGCCTGGGAGACTTTCTCTGTCGCATCAGTTCCTACGCCCTCTATGTCAACCTCTACTGCAGCATTTACTTCATGGCTGCCATGTCCGTCACCCGTTTCCTGGCCATTGTGTTCCCTGTGCTGAATTTGCGGCTGGTGACAGAGCGCCGTGCACGCCTGGTGTGTGTTGGCATCTGGGTGTTTatttgtctctcctcctcccccttcctgATGTCAGGTGCGTCCTTCgaccccaaaacaaacaaaaccaagtgCTTCGAGCCCCCGAGGAGTGCAGGTCTAAAGAAACTGCTCATGCTCAACTACCTGTCCCTGGTGATGGGCTTCGTCCTGCCCTTCCTCATCATCCTGCTCTGCTACGCCGGCATCATCCGCACCCTACTGTCCCGCAACCATGCCGCCCGACGTCAACGGGAAACAGGCAGCAAGGCCATCCGTTTGATCGTCATTGTCATGCTGGCCTTCCTTATCAGCTTCATGCCGTACCACGTGCAGCGCACCATCCACCTCAGCTTCTTGGCCCGGTCTGACACTTCCTGTGAAGAGCGGTTAGCCATGCAGAAGTCTGTGGTGGTGACGCTGTGCCTGGCTGCAGCCAATTCATGCTTTGATCCACTGCTCTATTTCTTCTCTGGAGAGGGCTTCCGCAGCCGCATGTCCACCTTGCGCTACTCCACCAGGGGCAGCACCGTGCACGCAGCCCCGCTCACTCCCGCTGCAGGCCCGGACTCAGGCGAAAACAGCCAGTTAAAGGCCAGTTAA
- the p2ry10 gene encoding putative P2Y purinoceptor 10: protein MTMNKSGSSGGTLGNSSSPCGHNMTSWEERMDQLYTYFYILIFVPGLLLNTIALWVLCRHISKKTKAVIFMINLALADLAHVLSLPLRIYYYFTHTWPFGNIVCLFCFYLKYLNMYASIVFLVCISLQRCVFLLNPFFARRWRRRYDLLISVVVWLVVGLGCSPFILVRSSSSLSVRAAASAGNTMSYSLDVTSTQGPIAFTKLYASPLYTSSSFTSVPSTTPSPPKSGCFKDLPTRQLPLFLAITIMTLGELFGFVLPLVGISYSSIRIARSLNQRQSTEPQSPPLVSPSSRRPLRSLSSSACQSDKSLDTQADKEKRRALRMVLSCFALFLLCFAPYHLNFLLYLMVSQDIVSHCATRLAVRQFHPVSLCLASMSCCLNPLLYYFLTAEFRSHLTRRTSSFTSSLISSPTISSSRPSTQQRLMSMESFSSYRE, encoded by the exons atgaCAATGAATAAGTCTGGCTCGTCGGGGGGGACTCTGGGTAACTCCTCCTCGCCGTGTGGCCACAATATGACCAGCTGGGAGGAACGTATGGATCAGCTGTACACCTATTTCTACATTCTCATCTTTGTGCCTGGACTCCTGCTCAATACTATCGCACTCTGGGTTCTCTGCAGACATATAAG CAAGAAGACCAAGGCTGTCATCTTCATGATAAACCTGGCGTTAGCAGACCTGGCCCACgtcctttctctgcctctcaggATTTACTATTACTTCACACACACGTGGCCCTTTGGAAACATCGTCTGCTTGTTCTGCTTCTACCTAAAATACCTCAACATGTACGCCTCTATCGTCTTTCTG GTGTGTATTAGCCTACAGAGGTGTGTGTTCCTGCTCAATCCATTCTTTGCCCGCCGGTGGAGGCGACGCTATGACCTGCTGATCAGCGTCGTGGTGTGGTTGGTGGTCGGTCTGGGCTGCTCACCTTTCATTCTggtgaggagcagcagcagtttgagtGTCCGTGCAGCTGCAAGTGCAGGCAACACCATGTCCTATTCCCTGGATGTCACCTCTACTCAGGGTCCCATAGCTTTCACCAAACTCTATGCTTCCCCCTTGTATACAAGCTCCAGTTTCACGTCAGTCCCCAGCACCACCCCCAGCCCGCCCAAATCTGGCTGTTTTAAGGACTTGCCCACACGTCAGCTGCCCCTCTTTCTGGCAATCACCATCATGACTCTCGGTGAGCTTTTTGGTTTTGTGCTTCCTTTAGTTGGAATCAGTTACAGCTCCATCCGCATTGCCCGTTCCCTCAACCAGAGACAGAGCACGGAGCCACAGAGCCCCCCCCTGGTCAGCCCTTCATCCCGCCGCCCCCTCCGCTCGCTCTCCTCCTCGGCCTGCCAGTCAGACAAGTCACtggacacacaggcagacaaagAGAAGCGGCGTGCCCTGCGAATGGTGCTGAGCTGCTTTgccctcttcctgctctgcttTGCCCCGTACCACCTCAACTTCCTGCTCTACCTCATGGTGTCGCAGGACATCGTGTCCCACTGTGCCACGAGGCTGGCCGTGCGTCAGTTCCACCCAGTGTCCCTGTGCCTGGCCAGCATGAGCTGCTGCCTCAACCCACTGCTCTACTACTTTCTGACAGCCGAGTTCAGGTCGCACCTAACCCGACgcacctcctccttcacctcctcgcTCATCTCCTCCCCGACCATCTCCTCTTCCAGGCCCTCTACACAGCAAAGACTCATGAGCATGGAGAGCTTTTCCTCATACAGGGAGTGA